The DNA segment ctttcttctcgttcatatatgtATGTCACGCACGTACTTTGCGAAAGTGCCGCCAGACGGCACAACGTGTACAGGAAGAAACGCGAGAGAGGAGTCTAGCTGCAGCACACGCCTGATAGATGACGCATTTCGGCAGCGGGCATACGGCATGTCGCCACGTTGCTTCAATGCGCTCACGTGGACAGTAAACCCGAGATTTCTTACGCCGAAACCCTTCAAAGACAGATTTgccctttctctcttctttttcgcAAACGCACGCAGCATGTTCGACGACGCCGAGCGCATCGCCATGTGGGCGGCTCGTCTCAACCTCGAGGACCCGGACCTCGTGCGCGACCGACTCGACCGAATCCGCAAGGACGCCGAGTCGCACGGAGACGGTGCGGCGTTCCGGTCCGCGAGGCTTCTACGCTACATCACGTCGGTGCACATGCGGTCACGCTGCTTCGCCCTGTTCGGATGTTGGTTCTTCGTGTACATCGCCTACTACGCGCGGGACTACGAGAACCTCGCTCCGTGGGTCGGTGATTTCATCTGCACGATAAGAAGTTTTAACTCGGTTTACTcctggctgtgttccaatactcgccgtagACGGCTAAATAGATTAGCTAAAGAGACAGTGGCCATCTTAAGTACCGTCCCAGCTCTAACGAAGGCGGCGAAAAAGACAAATTCGCGAAGGCAGCATCGAAATCAAAAACGATGCGGGATACTTTGCCGCTAAAAGATGACGTCGGTTGAGCGGACGGCCTGGTCCAACTCGACGGGAACGTTGTCTTCTAAACGTAGCTGCGTTTTCTTATGCGCGAATGTAAGCGAAGTTGTGTTTTGCATAGGCTTCGCACACATAAAGTGTTGGAATACCGCAATAATATATGTTTTCTTTGCCTTTTGTTGTTGACGCAAGGGGGCGTCATACCACAGTTACTAACTAGATGAGAcacgtgtatgctgcagcaaaaactcggagactactcagcacatcctaatggaatgcgaaaggaTTCACCTAGccagacccgtaggtaacgtacaccttccagaagtgcttgtgtttaaagtgggcggaagcaccaactggtcagcagtcgagataagcaagagacgtttagagtgttggtgggaaaaaaagcagggaagaaattgaagTGACCGGATCGAGGCATTGGTAGCGATGCAAGGCAGATAGAGATGTTCCGAGGAAGAGTTGTTTACAAAATTGCTACAATGAGAAGCATTTATAGCATACCTCAGTAACTCgagcaggctatgtgactatttgtcaccactccgtttcaaaggggatgccaataaacatcatctTCTAGACGGTTTCAGATGCGTTCCATTgcttggcctcgaagctgtctttaTAGCTGACAATGTAGACCATCTACAATGATGGCCAGAATGGGAACACACCCTCCGTTTCAATTCAAGTTACTTGGATTGCAACTTAATGGAATTTTCAACGTTCCCAATGAGCTTCCTTTGCTAATTTGGACATTTGAAAGGTCCTAGAGATTTTTAGACATAGGCTTTTCGTGGCTGTGCAACCTTAGAGTGCTGTGTTAAATAACTTGCCGTCGATGAACCCATTACTCGTGACCGAGGCATGCAGGATTCTAGATTTGTCGCTGAAGCATGAAGTGAAGTTCAGCGGGGAGAAACTCACGTATATAATATGCGCTGCGGAATCGTTAAAcatcaaaaaacaaaaacgatTAGCCTTGTTCGAGCGTTGATGCACAAGAGAGGGACGCATATATGCTGTCTTATGCTACCTTAAGCAACGCCAGCCAAAAAACATTTCTAAATGCCCATTTTTATGTGCTTGATTGAATCGGCACATTAAATACCCGAAGTACACtcagaatatatatattgcagAACACATAAACATGTGTTTAATTTTAGATAAAGTTGGCTCCACTACAGCTGTTTGAAGTTGGCTTTGACAGCGCCAATAAAGTGAATGTCCCAAACAACTTCTGTGGCCTTTGAGAGTTCTGACGAAACCGAATGTCCCGTAGAATCACATTTAGTCAAGCAGGAAGGCCCTAGTGCGGCAGACATTCATTCGAGTAATATTTTGGAAAACGGCAGgaccaccatatatatatatatatatatatatatatatatatatatatatatattatgacgtctttgttggcacgacgtttatgcagcccgagtactcggcagcgagccagcaaaggcacacacccgatgatgatgatcacaatgaattgaagatgaggatcgagcaacgtaggatgatgataatatacagatgaagaagacgtgcgtaataaacgcccacacaaATTAATTAGTGTGGCCGCTTATTACGCACGTctaggatgatgatgatactatATAGATGATGAAGACGTCTTCTTGAAGACTGACTTTGCCGGCGCTATAGAACAAATTAGAAGATTGCCATCTACGTTACTTTTCTCGGAATGAGTGCCAATACGGGCCGCGACTCGCAGGCCGAGCTTCAAGCGGCGGAGTGGTTCGTGGTGACCGGCAACTTCCCGGCCATGGCTGCCGCATACAGCGTGACGCGGCGGCACAGCGGCTTGCGTTCCGTAGTTCCCCTGTTGGCCGCATGCTCCATGATGTCGGCGCTGCAGTCGGCCCTGGTCGCCATAGGCGGCCGCTCGTTGCTGCTTATGACCTACTGCAGCTCCGTGCTCATTCTCAATGTCGCCTACGTCGCACTGGTGGTGCACACCGTTGACGCGTTCCCTACTCCAGTGCGAAGTCTTGGATACTCCGGTGCGTTCATGTCCGGCCGTATCGGAGCCATGATGGGTGCGCTGTTCCGGGAGTTCGAGTCTATGCCCCTACCCGTTAGCATGATGCCCACGGCTGTGACGTCACTGGGGCTCCTCGCCTTTGCGGCGTCCGCTGTGCTCGTGCCGCCAACTCCGAAGGAGTTGATCGCGGACGAAGGTTCACCGGTTGTTTTGGACACGTCGGCAGTAGCGACGGTGTCAAAAGGCAGCCCGATGTCCTGGAGGGTGCACAAGAGGCAGTCTCCTACGGCGTCGCTGCATTCGGAGCGTAAATGAACGCGTTATTATTGGTAGTGTTATGCGTGTCTGGCTCCTTCCACGAAGCTTTATTGATGACGTGTGTGGGTCTCCAGGTATTGACTGATTTGCCGATATGACTACGACAACTGACAATAACCGTGATGTTTTATATTGTTTAGCGCTCCTCTGTCCAAGCGCAGTTTTGTGTGGTGGACTTGGTTGAGTCATTTCTAGGGGCACGTAACACGTGTCGGTGTTAGTTTGCCGTGGTTTGGTGATTATTTACTCTATGAACGTTTAAAGTACTTATGGAAGTCTCGAATTGTAGATGTTGGAAAAGAGGACGCGTTGGGATGTGTACATGAATAAGGCTTCATGCTATGAAGTTTTGCTGCTTTTTCGGTATGATGCTTCTGGAGCGCTCATAGGTTTTGAAGCTTTGTTCCAGGCAATTTGCGAGCTCTACGTCGTCACCGTCTTGTAATTGAgaatatccttaaaatcctgcAAACTTCGCAGAGAGACCAGGGAAgcgctgtgttgtgggaaagccaATGAAGACTTTGCTCAGCGCCAATTTGGAATAGTTTCAAGAATGCAAGTTACTCGTGTTTCTGTTGGCACGACCAGTCGGTAAACATGGCTTTTGCGCCGACGTTCGTTAATGTATGGCGGTTGTACTTAACCCTTAATGTACGATAAGCGTACCCTTCTGTGCTATAGGAATACTATCAAACCGGAATAGAACGAACTCGGATAGAGCGAAATATGCTCTCTATCGAGTACTCGAAGTTCTATCATTATGCATGTAAAATGTATTCTTATAGCGAACCAGACATTGGATATATCGAACTTTGAGCGCGCACGATCTGTCACCAAAAAGCTGCAAACGCGCTCCACCGCCGGCTCCGGGTAGTATCCTAGTCTCCGTGCAGCCGCAGCACCCGGCCGCGCCTCCGCTCCTCCAGCCAGCCTTGCTTTGCAGCGCCCCTGTGATAAAATAATTTTATAATGGCCCTTTTAATATCAGTTgcgttctattttgttatttttGCTTGTTTCCCTTCCTACTGTGTTATTCCTTACCCTCTCCCCCGTGCTCTGCGCCGCGTTGCAACAGCCGGGGGCCAGCATGGTAGCTCCCACTAATTACAACAACAATATGTGCAACGCAGACTTGTATGTAACGTATTACCTCTAAGTATTTAATTGTAGTCAATCGCATTTTTGGGTGATCTTGCTATTTAACGATTACTTTGCTGACAAAGTAACGTTCGCTGAAGTTACTTTCTTCGGTAACCATTTTGATGGACTAAGCTCTGATTTTTGACAGAGGGCTATCACAGGCGACGCAGCGTTGGGCACTTAAAAGAGGCACTGACAtgatattaaggcgaaagccttagaagtctatgttggcggtgcccttgcggTGACATTGGCGAAACTCAGCAAAAACCCAACAAAGATATAATCAGTGGCATGACCTTTGtttaaccacttcacgaaagcttctcTTATAAGATACCGGCATAGGGTTGAAAATGCATAAATTTTGTATTCAACGCGCTGGAACGAGAATGTTAATCGGGGAcctcaatttttgttaatcacgTACCGAGGTGGGCactgttatggcacgtacacactagcggcaaaacgcgcgcggcgcgccgccggcggcgaaacgcagcagcggcaggacggccatactaaagcccctatatttataaaagtagcgccattcttagatcttgccgccaccgcgctcaccccggcgcttcctcctcgccctctcttagccgcctcctgtcgccccagcctcctccgctcccccattggccaatccgtgtcacgtggaagttcgcgtcgcgcttttgtatatttttttctttccagcgcgctccaactgccattctcgggcctgtgcgacgaaagtgctgtacgcacaaacggatcaaacgtgttagggacaagaacttcgttgtgatggcatgctgctgcgccttaagttgccgcaaccgacaaggcgagggcaaaaggctttttgtttaccatccggcgtgcgcaaacgcttgctgcacacttgatatttgcgacgtctcgcatcgtcgcgttgctacttccaaaacggcattattaagaccagttactgactgacgaagcaaaatcgcgcctcaaaaacgtctccgcagggcgcgatcgaagttttcctcggatttcctctggtagcgcgttagctgtcgtctgccacggcaggcccgacgcaggcggcgccactgttgatatcgcgcctcgatcgcgctggtcgcgccgagcgcgatagtgtaacggaggaggagggaagtggatggcactactttttatatataggggctttaggccacaccaaccggcggcgcgccgctgcggcaatcacgtgacagattagactctctctccccccttctcgaactatccgtcagctcggtccgggagctgatgcgtgcagatgatagtgcgaaacgagtttcctgcTAACAGCGGACGCGAGTACAAAACGAGCGGTCGAGCGGGTCCGCAtgtcaccagtttcccgcgcgcacgtcacggaagcgggccgctctcattggtctccttcatc comes from the Dermacentor silvarum isolate Dsil-2018 chromosome 9, BIME_Dsil_1.4, whole genome shotgun sequence genome and includes:
- the LOC119463854 gene encoding solute carrier family 22 member 8, translated to MPEHEKVNHVLKGIADDAFNLLVYENFTSIVNIRRPFPDVPLDGLFPTWIKAVSLSSHYLWTDQTTWLYDEAAVNAFYRLTQNTIVIPTAIIQRPLYYYEGPLALSYGGLGMVVWACFMIGGAVAVPTLGLTADAVGRRPVLIGAVLLLLLSGTGACLSKSLAGFAALRFVSAASSGALDVTSTVLLFESTPSGPRATFMAASVSLATALSPVFVVAVREMSSTWRMMHAMLLVPALLLTFLVCIIEESPHWCLYNNMFDDAERIAMWAARLNLEDPDLVRDRLDRIRKDAESHGDGAAFRSARLLRYITSVHMRSRCFALFGCWFFVYIAYYARDYENLAPWVGDFICTIRSFNSVYSWLCSNTRRRRLNRLAKETAELQAAEWFVVTGNFPAMAAAYSVTRRHSGLRSVVPLLAACSMMSALQSALVAIGGRSLLLMTYCSSVLILNVAYVALVVHTVDAFPTPVRSLGYSGAFMSGRIGAMMGALFREFESMPLPVSMMPTAVTSLGLLAFAASAVLVPPTPKELIADEGSPVVLDTSAVATVSKGSPMSWRVHKRQSPTASLHSERK